The genomic window AGCCGCCCCGGCACGGTCACCTAGATCAACCACACCAGCCACGCTGCCCAGAACAGCCGCCCCGGCACGGTCACCCGAATCAGCCGCACCGCCCAGATCAACCGCCCCGACACCGTCTTCCAGGTCTGCTGCCCCGGCACTGGCACCCAGATCAGTTGCACCGGTCGGATTGGTCAGGTCGGCGCGGACAACGGACTCCGAACGGCCAGACGAAGCTGGACCATCGTGAGCAGCGAAGACACCTCGGTCAGCGTGCACTGGCAGGCGGCCGGGAATCGGGGCGGCCGGGTCGATGCGGACGCGCGGGCGGGCGGGTGCGGCTGGAATCGCGGGGACGGGCAGGTCTGCGCGAAAGAGCCGGACAGGCGGGTTTGTCGGGAGCGGGCGGCTGGCGGCGGTACGCGGGAGCATCGGGACAGCTGGATCAGTGCGGTCCGGCGGACCGGAGTGTGCGGCCGGGAAGGAGTGGGTGGCTGGGGTGGTGGCGTTGGCTGAGGTGGAGCGGGCGGCCGGGGTGGTCACGGGCGACGGGGCTCCGGGGATGGCGGGTGTCGAGATGGGTGGCGAGGAGGCTAAGGCTGCGGGAACGTTCGGGGAAGAGCTGATGATCAGTGCCAACGCTGCGATCAGGGGTGCGTGGATGACAAGCATTTCACCTCCGACGAGTGGCACCGATTTCGCTCGACCCTACGCTCCTAGTGGTGGCTTTCTCGGGTCCTTCCCCGATTCGTGTGTTACGTTGGGCGTGTTGCAGTTTTGATTTCCACCGACGATTTCGACGCCTGACGGGCATCCCGGCCGACAGGCGTTTTTTGTCGATCCCGACTTCCGGGTGGTCATCAATGCAGTGACGTGGAGTTCCGCACGGTGCGGTGCTCCCAACCCCGCAAGGAGATAAACATGGCCACCGGTACCGTGAAGTGGTTCAACGGCGACAAGGGCTTCGGCTTCATCACCCAGGACGGCGGCGGCCCCGACGTGTTCGCCCACTTCTCGGCGATCGCGTCGTCGGGTTACCGCACGCTCGAGGAGAACCAGCGGGTGGAATTCGAGATCTCGCAGGGCCAGAAGGGCCCGCAGGCCGAGAACATCCGCACGATCTGACGTTCGACGGACCTGATAAACGGTCCCTTATTTGATCTCGCCATCGACCGGAAATAACTGTCGGTGACGGTGAAACGGAGAGCGTGCGGAAGTCTCGATCCGGTTCGGATCAGGGCCTCCGCACGCTCTTCTGCGTTTCCGGGCCAAGCCCACCCACAGTTGTAAGGTCAGGCCGCGCACATCGTTGCCAAGTCGGCCCGCACGCCGTTGCCAAGTCGGCCCGCAATCTGCTGGCAAGTCGGCACGCATGCCGTTGAACAAGCC from Actinoplanes derwentensis includes these protein-coding regions:
- a CDS encoding cold-shock protein; the protein is MATGTVKWFNGDKGFGFITQDGGGPDVFAHFSAIASSGYRTLEENQRVEFEISQGQKGPQAENIRTI